A window from Vigna angularis cultivar LongXiaoDou No.4 chromosome 7, ASM1680809v1, whole genome shotgun sequence encodes these proteins:
- the LOC128197897 gene encoding uncharacterized protein LOC128197897 has translation MNLFWSKSGQLRGFLAISESQKGLKVQIETISGYNISSSSLIFHISLPIFHFTLPLTLILLFRSSHPSHSHFSVFKIRAGRGHYCGWFSLALKQYEGLRFWHPCVGQNLSTGSILVIIAIPIFFCEVRFGVLQAAGFGTEHQLQTTLNNPPSSS, from the exons atgAACCTTTTCtggtcaaagtctggtcaactgaggggctttcttgcaatttcagaaagTCAGAAGGGGCTAAAAGTGCAGATAGAGAcaatttcagg ATATAATATCTCTTCTTCTTcgcttatttttcacatttccctccctatatttcattttactttgCCTCTCACTCTCATTCTTCTCTTCCGTTCATCTCATCCCTCTCACTCGCATTTCTCCGTCTTTAAAATTAGGGCAGGAAGGGGGCATTATTGTGGTTGGTTTTCACTCGCATTGAAGCAGTACGAAG GATTGCGATTTTGGCATCCTTGTGTAGGTCAAAACCTTAGTACCGGTTCCATCTTGGTGATTATCGCGattcctatttttttttgtgaggtGCGTTTTGGAGTGCTGCAG GCTGCAGGCTTTGGCACAGAGCATCAACTACAGACTACCCTGAACAACCCACCTTCATCGTCTTGA